In the Elioraea tepida genome, one interval contains:
- a CDS encoding GNAT family N-acetyltransferase, with the protein MLVPVLTTARLTLRGFCESDLGDYAALQADPEVMRHLGAGARAGRTRTRDESWTDMALMLGQWALKGYGSFALEETASGRFVGRAGILHLPGWPEPELAFALVRSAWGQGFAEEACRAILPWAFSITGAERLVSSIKPGNLRSARLLARLGAVREGMGELKGEPCEVWVHEGLPRAVA; encoded by the coding sequence ATGCTCGTTCCCGTGCTCACCACCGCCCGCCTCACCCTGCGCGGCTTCTGCGAGAGCGACCTCGGGGACTATGCCGCGCTGCAGGCCGACCCGGAGGTGATGCGCCATCTCGGAGCGGGCGCCCGCGCCGGCAGGACGCGCACGCGCGACGAGAGCTGGACCGACATGGCGCTGATGCTCGGGCAATGGGCGCTGAAGGGCTATGGCAGTTTCGCGCTCGAGGAGACGGCGAGCGGGCGCTTCGTCGGCCGCGCCGGCATCCTGCACCTCCCCGGCTGGCCGGAGCCTGAACTCGCCTTCGCCCTCGTCCGCTCGGCCTGGGGCCAGGGGTTCGCTGAGGAGGCCTGCCGCGCCATCCTGCCCTGGGCCTTCAGCATCACGGGCGCGGAGCGCCTCGTCTCCTCCATCAAGCCCGGCAACCTGCGCTCGGCGCGGCTTCTCGCGCGTCTCGGCGCGGTTCGGGAGGGGATGGGCGAGCTCAAGGGGGAGCCCTGCGAGGTGTGGGTGCATGAGGGGCTGCCGCGGGCTGTCGCGTGA
- a CDS encoding GNAT family N-acetyltransferase, which yields MTPAGMSVLGDGFYDVPRGRIAIVVTHLEMTERPPRQVPRKRPGWALRHEPALAPSDYRALFRRIGEPWLWFSRLSLSDEALAALLADPARGVWVLESEGEDAGLVELAFDRPGICEVVFFGVIPDLIGSGAGRFMMSHVLVEAWSRPGVERLTVHTCTLDHPRALAFYIRSGFRPVRQQVEIAPDPRLAGILPEAAAPHVPLIVEAAG from the coding sequence ATGACGCCTGCGGGCATGTCGGTGCTCGGTGACGGCTTCTACGACGTACCGCGCGGGCGAATCGCAATCGTCGTGACCCATCTCGAGATGACGGAGCGGCCGCCCCGCCAGGTGCCGCGCAAGCGTCCGGGATGGGCGCTGCGACATGAACCGGCGCTCGCCCCGTCCGACTATCGGGCGCTGTTCCGGCGGATCGGTGAGCCCTGGCTCTGGTTCAGCCGGCTCAGTCTTTCCGACGAGGCACTCGCCGCCCTGCTCGCTGACCCGGCGCGTGGCGTCTGGGTGCTCGAGTCGGAAGGCGAGGATGCGGGCCTCGTCGAGCTCGCCTTTGACCGCCCCGGCATCTGCGAGGTGGTGTTCTTCGGCGTCATCCCCGACCTGATCGGCAGCGGCGCCGGGCGGTTCATGATGTCGCATGTCCTGGTCGAGGCCTGGTCCCGCCCCGGCGTCGAGCGGCTCACTGTTCACACCTGCACCCTCGACCACCCGCGCGCGCTCGCCTTCTACATCCGCTCCGGCTTCCGCCCGGTGCGGCAGCAGGTCGAGATCGCGCCCGACCCTCGGCTCGCCGGAATCCTCCCCGAGGCGGCGGCCCCCCACGTTCCCTTGATCGTCGAAGCGGCGGGCTGA
- a CDS encoding CYTH domain-containing protein, translating to MPRDGIEREFKAMLADAAERDRLLGLIGGHARVLEQRNLLFDTPTRRLAAAGLSLRLRQEGGRWILTAKGDPGTRRGDLAPLLFARAEAERSLRPPVALHLASGTVDPLPLLRLAEPAAMALALAEAIEAAAAGAPLGIVGEFRNERTLCEAALPCGTPVSVALDRSEMPDGTIEHELEVEIARGSITPAAAWLEALMHRAGIPLRPAASKRQRFARALARRAHQDLGG from the coding sequence ATGCCGCGCGACGGAATCGAGCGCGAGTTCAAGGCGATGCTTGCCGACGCCGCCGAGCGCGACCGGCTGCTCGGGCTGATCGGCGGCCACGCGCGCGTGCTCGAACAGCGCAATCTCCTGTTCGACACGCCGACGCGCCGGCTCGCCGCCGCTGGGCTGTCGCTCCGGCTGCGGCAGGAGGGCGGGCGGTGGATCCTCACCGCCAAAGGAGACCCCGGAACGCGGCGGGGCGACCTCGCGCCGCTTCTGTTCGCCCGAGCCGAAGCCGAGCGCAGCCTTCGCCCCCCCGTCGCCCTCCATCTTGCCTCCGGAACGGTCGACCCCCTGCCGCTCCTCCGTCTCGCCGAGCCGGCGGCAATGGCGCTCGCTCTCGCCGAGGCGATCGAGGCGGCGGCGGCCGGAGCGCCGCTCGGCATCGTCGGCGAGTTCCGAAACGAACGAACGCTCTGCGAGGCCGCGCTCCCCTGCGGCACGCCGGTCTCGGTCGCGCTCGACCGTTCGGAGATGCCCGACGGCACAATCGAGCACGAGCTCGAGGTCGAGATCGCGCGCGGGTCGATCACCCCCGCCGCCGCCTGGCTCGAGGCGCTGATGCATCGTGCAGGAATCCCCCTCCGCCCGGCGGCAAGCAAGCGACAGCGCTTCGCCCGCGCTCTCGCCCGCCGCGCCCACCAGGACCTGGGCGGCTGA
- a CDS encoding M20/M25/M40 family metallo-hydrolase, producing MTHPNTLPFDTERLLAGIRSWVETESPTYDAAAVNRMMDLAAHDLAVLGARIERIPGRMGFGDCVRARFPQASLGGGADAPGILLLSHLDTVHPVGTGAPGGPLAFRREGAGAAERAYGPGICDMKGGAYLALAAVGAILAAGASTKLPISVLLTSDEEVGSPSTRALIEAEAARQKVVLIPEPARSDGGVVWGRYAIARFALEAVGRPSHAGARLAEGRSAIREMATQVLAIEAMSSEEATTSVGVIQGGAWVNCVPTHCRAECLAMAKTQADLDALVARLGALRPSTPDVRFTITPTLTRPVWEPDAKGRALHARAEAIARAIGIGALPASSAGGGSDGNFTGAMGVPTLDGLGVLGGGIHTLEEHLLVSSLVPRARLLAGLLMTLEG from the coding sequence ATGACCCACCCCAACACCCTTCCGTTCGACACCGAAAGGCTGCTCGCCGGGATCCGCTCCTGGGTCGAGACCGAGAGCCCGACCTATGACGCGGCGGCGGTGAACCGGATGATGGACCTCGCTGCGCACGACCTTGCCGTGCTCGGCGCGCGGATCGAGCGTATCCCCGGCCGGATGGGGTTCGGCGATTGCGTGCGCGCGCGCTTCCCGCAGGCGTCGCTCGGCGGCGGGGCGGACGCGCCGGGTATCTTGCTGCTCAGCCATCTCGACACGGTCCACCCCGTCGGGACCGGCGCGCCGGGTGGCCCGCTCGCCTTCCGGCGCGAGGGGGCGGGCGCCGCCGAGCGCGCCTACGGCCCAGGGATCTGCGACATGAAGGGGGGCGCCTATCTCGCGCTCGCCGCCGTCGGCGCGATCCTCGCCGCCGGTGCGTCGACGAAGCTCCCGATCTCCGTGCTCCTCACCTCCGACGAGGAGGTCGGCTCCCCCTCGACGCGCGCCCTGATCGAGGCCGAAGCGGCGCGGCAGAAGGTGGTGCTCATCCCCGAGCCGGCGCGGAGCGATGGCGGGGTGGTGTGGGGGCGCTATGCGATCGCGCGCTTCGCTCTCGAGGCCGTGGGCCGGCCGAGCCATGCCGGCGCCCGACTCGCTGAGGGCCGAAGCGCGATCCGCGAGATGGCGACGCAGGTGCTCGCGATCGAGGCGATGAGCAGCGAGGAGGCGACGACGAGCGTCGGCGTCATCCAGGGCGGCGCCTGGGTGAACTGTGTGCCGACCCACTGCCGCGCCGAGTGCCTTGCGATGGCCAAGACCCAGGCGGATCTTGATGCCCTGGTCGCCCGCCTCGGCGCGCTCCGGCCCTCGACTCCGGACGTGCGGTTCACCATCACGCCCACGCTCACCCGGCCGGTCTGGGAGCCGGATGCGAAGGGGCGCGCCCTGCACGCGCGGGCCGAGGCGATCGCGCGCGCGATCGGGATCGGCGCGCTGCCGGCGAGTTCCGCCGGCGGCGGCTCGGACGGGAACTTCACCGGAGCGATGGGGGTGCCGACGCTCGACGGGCTCGGCGTGCTCGGCGGCGGCATCCACACGCTCGAGGAGCACCTGCTCGTCTCCTCGCTCGTGCCGCGGGCGCGGCTTCTCGCAGGCCTCCTGATGACGCTCGAGGGGTAG